A genomic region of Antennarius striatus isolate MH-2024 chromosome 4, ASM4005453v1, whole genome shotgun sequence contains the following coding sequences:
- the hps5 gene encoding Hermansky-Pudlak syndrome 5 protein — protein MPPIPVAPENHSHVLAEFDLLDQLLSALRLDSGRLKCTSLAVSRKWLTLGTSAGGLHLIQREGWKQRLILTHKEGSITQVLCCPHDEDFIAVATSQGLVVVWDLQLERRGRPERIGISWEHRGQTITALCWDNNALRVFVGDLGGRVSFLRAGSSKLGKGSAFLMFPVQTVTTVDSKVVQLGYQDGRLLVSSLSRCYLCDTDREKFWRVGNKERDGEYGACFFPQSRGLSVGQPPLLYCARPGSRIWEASFNGEVLSTHQFKQLLACPPLPLITHRNEPHYNPEHKSSQSVAFPRLIYLGDQNLLTWTDSAIYIFTPQNGQVLLWTEVKDLVDIAVYRNELFCLHASGCLSHLSLLTVERCVERLLRRESWSLAASVCCMFQHSITTSRARKSIPIDRLEHLRSQLSSSSHPELLGQLDEVISKLEPLDSASSSRRSSISSHESFNILDCGIYRVISRRGSQSEEETSSIINQSTSEEERLKEFSFVQEDDQVDHDPQSGEHVEAERSEQGLQFHLPLAFRSKPPRMALQAVKDSVSSFVKKTTEKINTLQMNSELRQRPEFREGSQADATVPYGEEMDSEVYDDVPNAEADMQELRSATERAISQIQDPLVLLDPVCLTETLLEWLPVLERILGPVGQESPPSSDSQVDAPGEGRWEGDGLNSSSEQQEKMTTETLKEEEEEKRADCPEVGENRDQCDSPEKESEFSGNTHSEPVRVASPKPIPPDLLDYITQLATLYTELSCFRKQEKEQALGCTTFLRRYFFLLDQERVRRMCLLCHQDQPEVQSSFMEAMLEVTRSSKVVEVIQRGDLLRSLRSLRELQPWSSPPLLAHLHRLYEKHGEAAVRLFSQFYQTITPADVMTMAQQRHFLAYLDNLVQSRAEEQRLSFLQSLLDPESLRQDWLELALTHDAPKHYDTLTPDGQPRWHSHCFSWGYGRLLSLLIRLPADLPSKQKMAETCRGHGYWTGYLYLCCELQRRSEAFSTICQLDDISLLEEPEGLEPQSLEEWKLLIQLSQQCSSGGDSERGVGVNGNGWSNGSADCDRKISPESLTLMLARTAGPDRALAIVEDCGVQLSLSPQSKLVCELLRVTEKRQRAMILTMLERCDRFLWSQHT, from the exons ATGCCTCCGATACCAGTTGCACCAGAGAACCACAGTCATGTACTGGCAGAGTTCGACCTCCTTGATCAACTTCTGTCTGCTCTCCGATTAGACTCTGGCAGGCTCAAG TGTACCTCACTGGCAGTGTCTAGGAAATGGCTGACCTTGGGGACGTCAGCAGGAGGATTACACCTGATCCAGAGGGAGGGCTGGAAACAGAGGCTCATCCTCACACACAAG GAGGGATCTATCACTCAGGTCTTATGTTGCCCTCATGATGAAGATTTCATCGCTGTTGCAACAAG tcaggggctggtggtggtgtgggaTCTGCAGCTGGAGCGGCGGGGTCGTCCAGAGAGAATCGGCATCTCCTGGGAGCACCGAGGTCAGACCATCACGGCACTCTGCTGGGACAACAACGCACTCCGGGTTTTTGTCGGGGACTTGGGAGGCAGGGTGTCCTTTCTCCGTGCAGGATCCTCTAAGCTGGGCAAG GGATCAGCGTTCCTCATGTTCCCCGTTCAGACCGTCACCACTGTGGACTCAAAGGTGGTTCAGCTTGGCTACCAGGACGGCCGGCTGCTGGTGTCCTCCCTGAGCCGCTGCTACCTCTGTGACACGGACAG GGAGAAGTTCTGGCGTGTCGGGAACAAGGAGCGTGACGGGGAGTATGGAGCTTGTTTTTTCCCTCAGAGCAGAGGGTTGTCAGTGGGGCAACCCCCCTTGCTCTACTGCGCCCGGCCAGGGTCCCGAATATGGGAGGCCAGTTTTAATGGTGAGGTTCTGAGCACACATCAGTTCAAGCAGCTGCTGGcctgtcctcctctccctctcatcACTCACAG AAATGAGCCACATTACAACCCAGAGCACAAGAGCTCCCAGTCCGTCGCCTTCCCAAGACTAATCTATCTGGG AGACCAAAACCTGCTGACCTGGACGGACTCAGCCATATATATCTTCACTCCTCAGAATGGACAAGTGCTTCTGTGGACGGAAGTCAAAG ATCTAGTTGATATTGCGGTTTACCGCAACGAGCTGTTCTGTCTTCACGCCAGCGGCTGTCTGTCTCACCTCTCTTTGCTGACTGTTGAGCGCTGCGTTGAGCGCCTGCTACGGCGCGAGTCCTGGTCTCTGGCCGCTTCGGTCTGCTGTATGTTCCAGCACTCCATCACTACCAGCAGG GCCAGGAAGTCCATTCCCATCGACCGCCTTGAACATCTTCGGTCTCAGCTCAGCTCCAGTTCTCACCCTGAGCTACTCGGCCAGCTGGATGAAGTCATTTCTAAACTGGAGCCTCTGGACTCGGCCTCCAGCAGCCGGAGAAGCAGCATCTCCTCACAT GAGAGTTTCAACATCCTGGACTGTGGGATTTATCGTGTGATCAGCCGCAGAGGGAGTCAGTCAGAGGAGGAGACGAGCTCCATCATTAATCAGTCGACGTCGGAGGAGGAGCGCCTTAAGGAGTTCAGTTTTGTGCAGGAGGACGATCAGGTGGATCACG ATCCACAAAGCGGCGAGCACGTGGAGGCCGAGCGATCCGAGCAAGGCCTGCAGTTCCACCTCCCCCTCGCGTTCCGCTCCAAACCCCCTCGCATGGCTCTACAGGCTGTCAAAGACAG TGTTTCTAGTTTTGTTAAGAAGACTACAGAGAAGATCAACACCTTGCAGATGAACTCTGAGCTCAGGCAACGACCTGAATTCAGAGAGGGCAGCCAGGCAGACGCTACAGTTCCATACGGGGAGGAAATGGACAGCGA AGTTTACGATGATGTTCCAAACGCAGAAGCCGACATGCAGGAACTCCGATCAGCCACAGAGAGAGCTAT CTCCCAGATCCAAGATCCTTTGGTGCTTCTGGATCCCGTCTGCCTGACAGAAACTCTGCTGGAGTGGCTTCCGGTGCTGGAGCGAATACTCGGACCCGTAGGACAGGAATCACCTCCTTCGAGCGATTCACAGGTGGATGCTCCAGGAGAAGGGAGATGGGAGGGAGATGGTCTAAACTCCAGCTCAGAGCAGCAAGAGAAGATGACAACGGAGACCcttaaagaggaagaggaggagaagagagcaGACTGTCCTGAGGTTGGAGAAAATCGGGACCAGTGTGACTCCCCTGAGAAGGAGTCAGAGTTTTCTGGCAACACCCATTCAGAGCCTGTTCGCGTGGCGTCTCCTAAACCCATACCTCCAGATCTCCTGGATTACATCACCCAGCTGGCGACGCTCTACACTGAGCTGAGCTGCTTCAGGAAGCAGGAGAAGGAACAAGCGCTGGGATGCACGACCTTCCTGCGGCGCTACTTCTTCCTGCTGGATCAGGAGCGCGTGAGGAGAATGTGTCTGCTCTGTCATCAGGACCAGCCGGAGGTGCAGAGCTCCTTCATGGAGGCCATGCTAG AAGTCACTCGGTCTAGTAAGGTGGTGGAGGTGATCCAGAGAGGGGATTTGCTGCGATCGCTACGGAGTCTGAGAGAGCTGCAGCCCTGGagctcccctcccctccttgcTCACCTACAcag GCTGTATGAGAAGCACGGCGAGGCGGCTGTACGACTCTTCTCCCAGTTCTACCAAACAATAACTCCTGCTGATGTCATGACCATGGCTCAGCAGAGACACTTTCTGGCATACCTGGATAATTTGGTCCAATCACGAGCTGAGGAACAGAG ACTGTCGTTTTTGCAGTCTCTTCTTGACCCAGAATCGCTGAGGCAGGATTGGCTCGAGCTGGCACTTACCCATGATGCTCCTAAACATTATGACACCCTGACTCCCGACGGGCAGCCAAG GTGGCATTCCCACTGCTTCAGCTGGGGTTACGGGCGCCTCCTGTCTCTCCTGATCCGTCTCCCTGCAGATCTGCCCTCCAAGCAGAAGATGGCAGAGACGTGTCGCGGCCACGG GTACTGGACAGGCTACCTGTACCTCTGTTGTGAGCTGCAGCGCCGCTCAGAAGCATTCTCCACCATCTGTCAGCTGGACGACATCAGTCTGCTGGAGGAACCTGAGG gCCTGGAGCCCCAGTCGTTGGAGGAGTGGAAGCTCTTGATCCAGTTATCACAGCAGTGTTCCAGTGGGGGGGACTCGGAGCGGGGCGTCGGGGTGAATGGGAACGGTTGGTCCAACGGCTCAGCGGACTGCGACAGGAAGATCAGTCCAGAGAGCCTGACGCTGATGCTGGCCCGGACGGCCGGGCCCGACCGCGCCTTGGCCATCGTGGAGGACTGTGGGGTGCAGCTGAGCCTTTCACCACAGTCCAAACTGGTGTGTGAGCTGCTGAGAGTCACGGAGAAGAGGCAGAG AGCGATGATCCTGACGATGCTGGAGCGCTGCGATCGCTTCCTCTGGTCCCAGCATACCTGA